Proteins found in one Zea mays cultivar B73 chromosome 1, Zm-B73-REFERENCE-NAM-5.0, whole genome shotgun sequence genomic segment:
- the LOC100191862 gene encoding dTDP-glucose dehydratase homolog csu219 isoform X1: protein MAQKETNGSNGEHISTRPPPTPSPLRFSKFFQANLRILVTGGAGFIGSHLVDRLMENEKHEVIVADNFFTGSKDNLKKWIGHPRFELIRHDVTEPLLVEVDQIYHLACPASPIFYKHNPVKTIKTNVIGTLNMLGLAKRVGARILLTSTSEVYGDPLEHPQTEAYWGNVNPIGVRSCYDEGKRVAETLMFDYHRQHGIEIRIARIFNTYGPRMNIDDGRVVSNFIAQAVRGEPLTVQKPGTQTRSFCYVADMVDGLIRLMNGNNTGPINLGNPGEFTMLELAENVKELINPDITVTMTENTPDDPRQRKPDITKAKEVLGWEPKIVLKDGLVLMEDDFRERLAVPKKTKA, encoded by the exons ATGGCGCAGAAGGAGACCAATGGCAGCAACGGCGAGCACATCTCCACCCGCCCGCCGCCGACCCCGTCGCCCCTCCGCTTCTCCAAGTTCTTCCAG GCTAACCTGCGGATCCTGGTCACTGGTGGGGCGGGCTTCATCGGCTCGCACCTCGTGGACAGGCTCATGGAGAACGAGAAACACGAG GTCATTGTTGCTGATAACTTTTTCACTGGTTCAAAAGATAACCTGAAGAAGTGGATCGGACACCCAAGATTTGAGCTCATCCGCCATG ATGTCACCGAGCCACTTCTTGTGGAGGTTGACCAGATCTATCACCTTGCTTGCCCTGCTTCACCAATCTTCTACAAGCACAATCCTGTTAAG ACCATCAAGACAAATGTTATTGGTACCCTGAACATGCTGGGCCTTGCAAAGAGAGTTGGAGCTAG GATTTTGTTGACATCAACATCTGAAGTTTATGGTGATCCGCTTGAGCATCCTCAAACCGAGGCCTACTGGGGCAATGTTAACCCAATTG GAGTCAGGAGCTGTTATGATGAGGGTAAGCGTGTAGCAGAGACGCTGATGTTCGACTATCACAGGCAGCATGGCATTG AAATCCGAATTGCCAGGATTTTCAACACCTATGGACCAAGGATGAACATTGACGATGGCCGTGTTGTTAGCAACTTCATTGCTCAGGCTGTGCG TGGCGAACCCCTTACTGTCCAGAAGCCAGGAACACAGACTAGGAGCTTCTGCTATGTCGCCGATATG GTTGATGGTCTTATTAGACTGATGAATGGAAACAACACTGGGCCGATTAACTTGGGGAACCCAG GTGAATTCACCATGCTGGAACTTGCTGAGAATGTGAAGGAG TTGATTAACCCAGATATAACAGTGACGATGACCGAGAACACTCCTGATGATCCCCGCCAGAGGAAGCCGGACATCACCAAGGCAAAGGAAGTTCTAGGGTGGGAGCCCAAGATCGTCCTGAAGGACGGCTTGGTGCTCATGGAGGATGATTTCCGGGAGCGCCTGGCCGTGCCCAAGAAAACCAAGGCCTAA